In Alosa sapidissima isolate fAloSap1 chromosome 4, fAloSap1.pri, whole genome shotgun sequence, the following are encoded in one genomic region:
- the LOC121706946 gene encoding WD repeat-containing protein 53-like: MVSGYIACYVSVHHPIVDRWSDFVVLSSCVQTIKPADIATVRKLGKPPHLIMRIMDAVLILSPAAPGLLYVPHGEAVSVLDPRNLKEPVEHLSGIGEDEINGLSFNDTGTMLAAGDDSGAVRIVEVQNGKVVRTLRRHTNICSSVAFRPQRPQSLVSAGLDMQVLLWNLQKTRPLWAVDLQDSHEQAEQAGRPGQLFNPPLAHCPSRSHLDHQGALQGHSQGASQAHFVHFLPHPYWLLSAGNDGLVALWDVSAHARPPEAKASNSSRPPASRRKARIRPKGRHPPATATPLGEEHAGPGTQESTGPALSFTHTDKVNWVCPALLQGTPSVVVADQSADLYVYPLTL; encoded by the exons ATGGTCAGTGGTTATATTGCGTGCTATGTCAGTGTGCACCATCCCATTGTAGATCGCTGGTCTGATTTCGTTGTTTTGTCGTCCTGTGTCCAGACTATAAAGCCGGCGGACATCGCCACAGTGCGGAAGCTGGGGAAGCCGCCTCACCTGATCATGCGCATCATGGACGCAGTGCTGATCCTCTCCCCAGCGGCGCCCGGCCTCCTGTACGTACCGCACGGGGAGGCGGTGAGTGTGTTGGACCCCAGGAACCTGAAAGAGCCCGTAGAGCATCTGAGCGGAATCGGTGAAGATGAGATTAACGGGCTGTCGTTCAACGATACGGGCACCATGCTGGCTGCGGGTGACGACTCGGGCGCCGTGAGGATCGTGGAGGTGCAGAACGGGAAAGTTGTCCGCACGCtgcgcagacacacaaacatctgcTCATCTGTCGCCTTCCGACCGCAAAGACCGCAAAGCCTGGTGTCTGCTGGACTCGACATGcag gtgctGCTGTGGAACCTGCAGAAGACTCGGCCGCTGTGGGCAGTGGACCTGCAGGACTCCCATGAGCAGGCGGAACAGGCGGGTCGTCCCGGTCAGCTGTTCAACCCCCCGCTGGCCCACTGCCCATCCA GGTCTCATCTGGACCACCAGGGGGCGCTACAGGGCCACAGCCAGGGCGCCTCGCAGGCCCACTTCGTCCACTTCCTGCCGCACCCCTACTGGCTGCTCTCCGCCGGCAACGACGGCCTGGTGGCCCTGTGGGACGTCAGCGCTCACGCGCGCCCCCCGGAGGCCAAGGCCAGCAACAGCAGCCGACCGCCAGCCAGCCGCAGGAAAGCCAGAATCAGGCCGAAGGGCCGACACCCACCAGCCACAGCCACGCCCCTGGGGGAGGAGCATGCAG gccCAGGGACACAGGAGAGTACCGGACCCGCTCTCAGCttcacacacacggacaaagTGAACTGGGTCTGCCCCGCCCTGCTCCAGGGCACACCCAGCGTGGTGGTGGCCGACCAGAGCGCCGATCTATACGTGTACCCCCTGACCCTCTAG
- the LOC121706941 gene encoding alpha-2-macroglobulin-like protein 1, with the protein MALTRILIAGGLLLCLYTLCSSTATAEPSFLVTFPAQMRSASEAKLCASLQSPNETLHMSIYLTTGDEKKMLHQETSDTDFHRCVHFQAPSVNKDSVQSIKVEVQGRTSHWTSESRVKFRPKPDPVTFIQTDKPIYSPGQTVHFRVVTMDTEFIPLQQKYSLVTLQVCT; encoded by the exons ATGGCCCTCACCAGGATCCTGATTGCTGGAGGGCTGCTACTCTGCCTCTACACACTCTGCTCCTCCACAGCAACGGCAGAGcc GTCGTTCCTGGTGACCTTCCCTGCCCAGATGAGGTCAGCATCCGAAGCCAAACTGTGTGCCAGCCTCCAGAGTCCTAACGAGACTCTGCACATGTCCATATATCTGACCACCGGAGACGAGAAGAAGATGCTGCACCAGGAGACGTCAGACACAGACTTCCACCGCTGCGTCCACTTCCAG GCCCCATCGGTAAATAAAGACTCTGTGCAGAGTATCAAAGTAGAGGTCCAAGGTCGTACATCTCACTGGACTTCAGAGAGTCGGGTGAAGTTCAGGCCAAAACCTGATCCTGTGACCTTCATCCAGACAGATAAACCCATATACAGTCCAGGCCAAACAG TGCATTTCAGAGTGGTTACCATGGATACGGAATTCATTCCCCTTCAGCAGAAG